The genomic interval CAAGTTTATAGCCCATTAGCAGCAGGATTCGTAAAGTTCAAGGATTCTTTATTTAATGTAACGGATTTTGCAGAAAGACTTGGAAATACTTCAGACAGCCCACAATTATTCGTATATCTATATATGGTATTGGTTGTTGCTTTAGCGGCAGTTCTATTCTTAAAAGAAGCATATGCTAGAATTGCTAATCTAGTTGTCATTGGTGTAGGATTAATTATCCATGGTTATGTATATTTCCAAGTGTTTATCGACAAGTCACCAGAACTTGAAGCAGCTTTAAAAGTAGTGCATCCACAACTTGGACACACGCTAACAATGAATATCGGCTTTGGCTTTTTCTTTGGATTAGTCGTTATCGCGTTGGCAGCATTATTTGAGTTTTTTGGCGAAAAAGTACTTAAGGCTTAAAAAACGCTACTCCTAATCTATAAATCCTATTAAAGAACTGTCCAATGGGCAGTTCTTTTTCTTCCTAATAAGTTGTTATTAAAAAGAAAGTATGATATGATTACTATGCTTCATAAAAAGACAAACCATATTTGGTATTATATAAGTTATAAAACGCATGTTGTTGACACTAGAACCTTTTAAATCTTTATTCCGTATGAGAATTTAATAGACTGATCAAAAGCGCCCTATAGCTTTAAAAAGCGCTTTTTATTTTTTATTAGTTATTCATACAAGGAGAACACATGACATTTGAACAATTAAACATTATTAAACCGATTTTAGAGGCAGTAAGTAAGATGGGCTACATTACACCATCCCCTATTCAAGAAGTATCTATTCCAGTTTTATTATCAGGTAAAGACTTACTTGCGAGTGCTCAAACAGGCACTGGTAAAACCGCTGCGTTTGCGATTCCTATCATCCAACAAATTAGTGGATTTGATCGTAGGATTTATCAAAAACAACACATTCACGCATTAATACTCGCACCAACTCGTGAACTAGCAGAACAGATTAAAGACAATTTTAGATACTATAGCGAGAACTTATCTTTAAACACTGAAGTTATCTATGGCGGTGTTTCTCAAAAAAACCAAGAGAAAGCCTTGAACCGTGGGGTGGAAGTTTTGATTGCCACACCGGGAAGACTGCTAGATCTAATGGATCAAGGGTTAATTACATTACAACATGTGAAATACTTTGTATTAGATGAGGCTGACCGTATGTTGGATATGGGCTTTATTAGAGATGTAAGAAAGATTGTAACTTACATACCTAAAACACGACAAACTGCTCTATTTTCTGCAACAATGCCAAAAGAAATCATCAAACTAGCAGAAGAACTATTAACAGAACCTGTGAGAGTTGAGATTACACCTCCAGAAGCAATGGTAGAGAAAATCGATCAAAAGTTATTCCATGTATCCAAGAAAAACAAGACTAACCTATTGCTTGATTTAATGAAAAACAAAAACATGCAATCCATATTGGTTTTTACAAGAACCAAACATGGAGCAAATAAACTGGTCAAGGAACTAACGTCCTACGGCGTAAAACTTAGTGCCATTCATGGAAATAAATCCCAAAATCAGAGATTACAAGCCCTAAATGACTTCAAAAATGGTAAAATCAGAGTGTTGGTTGCTACAGACATTGCAGCTAGAGGGATTGATATAGATGAGTTATCCCACGTCGTTAACTATGACCTACCAGAAACCCCAGAAACTTACGTTCACAGAATGGGAAGAACGGGTAGAAGAGGACTAACTGGAGAAGCCTATACTTTCTGTTCACCAGATGAAATCAAGCTATTAGATGCTATCGAAAAACATATAAAAATGCCAATCGAAGTGATGGATAACCATGACTATCATATTGTAAAAGGGGTTGCTCAAGAATCAAAACCACTTCCTAGGAATACGGAAGAAAAAGGACATGGTTCTAAAGGTGGTTTTAGAAATCACAACAAACCTAAAGAATCACGATTCGAAAAACCATACAAACGCGAGAACGCCTCATCAACTGGGCAATCTAAAGAATCAAGTGTAATAAGTAAAAAGTCAAAAGACGAAAGAAATTACTCTTTTTCTAAGAAATCGAAACCACAAAAATCGACTCAAAAATACTCCAAAAGAGAAGAGTCTATCAGTCAAGTATATTTCAAGAGAAAAAAGTCTCACTAACTTACTAACTCACTAACTCATTAATAAATTTTGAAGCGCTATACAAGTAGCGTTTCTTTTTTCTATAAAAACACAATATAACACAGTTGGCACTTGACTATTGACATTGCCAAAAATATTGATAAAATTAATATTGGAGGCGATATTATGGCAAAGACAAATGCTTTTAAAACGGAATCTCAGAAACTGTTACATTTAGTAACACACTCAATATATACACAAAAAGAAATCTTCTTACGTGAACTGATTTCTAACGCAAGTGATGCGATAGATAAGAGACATTTTCTATCACTCACTAATGAAAAAGTAACGTCAGATGGGTATAAAATCGAGATTTCTATGGATAAAGAGTTTAAAACATTAACGATTAAAGACAATGGAATTGGGTTTACTGAAGAAGAATTGGTTGAGAACTTAGGAACGATTGCACAAAGTGGTTCAAAACAATTCATCGAGCAATTAGACAAAAATGATACAAACATCATTGGTCAATTTGGCGTAGGATTCTATAGTGCTTTTATTGTCGCGAAGTCTGTCAAAGTACTAACGAAATCCCCTTTCTCTGATACAGGATATGTTTGGGAAAGTGATGGGGTTTCTACCTATCAAATCGATACCTATGATAAAACAGATGTTGGGACAGAAATCATTCTTACTTTAAGAGATAACATCGAAGACGAAGAATCAGAGACATTTGATCAGTTCTTAGACGAGTTTGAGATCAAACAACTAGTCAAAAAATACAGTGACTACGTAAGATATCCGATTTATATAAAGGGAGACAATAAGCCACTTAACCAAATGACTCCACTTTGGAAACGTTCTAAACAAGATATTAAAGAAGAAGACCTAAATGCTTTCTATAAGCATCAATTTAATGATTTTGAAGATCCTTTACATGTAATTCATATGAATATTGAAGGCATGCTAACCTATCAAGCCTTACTATTTATACCTAAAAAACCTGCATACAACTTCTACTCAGAAACCTATGAAAAAGGCCTTCAACTCTACTCAAAAGGCGTATTTATTCAAGATAAAAACAAAGACTTAATCCCTGATCACTTTAAGTTTGTAAAAGGCATTGTAGATAGCTCAGATTTATCACTAAATATCTCTAGAGAACTCCTACAACACGACAGACAACTTAAGAAGATAGCGTCCAACATTGAGAAGAAAATCAAGAGTGAGTTAGAAAAGATGCTTGAAAATGATAGAGAACGTTACATTACCCTATTTGATCAATACAAGAATACGTTAAAATACGGAATCTATCAAAGCTTTGGCGTAAACAAAGAACTTCTCCAAGACTTAATCTTATTCAAAACGAATTTAAGTGATGAATACATCACATTCAAAGAATATGTTTCTCGCAAGAAAGAAGACCAAAAAGAAATATACTATGCGACTGGTAAATCAAAGACTCAAATTATGAACCTTCCACAAATGGATATCATCAATGAAAAAGGGTATGAAGTATTGTTATTTACGGATGAAATTGATGAGTTCATGATTCAAATAATGAACAGCTATGAAGAATTACCATTTAAGTCCATTCAAACAGCTAACTTAGACGTTACCGATGAAATTAAGAAAAAAGAAGTAGAAGAAAAAGCTAAAACTCATCACGACCTGCTTCTGGCCATTAAGGAAAACTTATCAGGAAAAGTTTCTATGGTTAAGTTATCTACCAGATTAAAGGATTCACCTGTTTGTATTGTTTCTGGAGAAGGATTATCTTTAGAAATGGAAAACATCCTAAAACAAATGCCAAACAGTCAAGAAGTAAAAGCTGAACGTATCCTTGAACTAAACCCTGATCATAAGTTCTTTGAAGTAATTAAGAAAGTATATAAGGATTCGCCAGAACAACTTAAGAACTACTCAACACTACTGTATAATCAAGCATTAATCATTGAAGGGCTACCAATGGAAGATCCTTTGGAATATATTACTGCAATGAATGAACTTTTACTAAAGTAAAATAATCGATTGAAAGTTGTCCTAAGGCAACTTTCAGTCTTTTTTTTGGTATAATAAAGAGACATAAGGGTGTGGAAACATGCGTTGGATAATGTTTATAAAACTGTTTCGTGAAATATTTCATAAAAAGCGATTGCCAAACATCGATTATATTCAAAAACAAGGCCTATTGGCAGTCAAAATCGCACAGACTTTCGCATTAAGAATTGATTTTCTTAATGAAAAGACGTGTACCCATCTAGCAAAACTATACACTAAAACAGTACCTATCCCTAATGAAGATTTTTTGAGTTTAATAGAAAAATATGCCAGACTAGGTTTTCTCAATAACTTTGAATCGATTGAAGAGACGCCAATTGGCAGTGCATCTATAGGCCAAGTTCATAAAGCCAGATTATTAAATGGTGAAGAAGTCGTGATTAAGGTAATCAAAAAAGACTTCAAACTGAAGTTCCTAAAAGACGTAAAGTCATTAAGAAGATTCATTAAATTTATCCTATTCTTTTATCCAAAACTTAAAAAAGTGGCTGACCCTATTGGGATACTAGAACATATTGAATCCTATACATTAGCAGAACTCGATATGAGAAATGAAATCCGTAATGGAAGAGAACTTAAGAACATTCAAACGAGGTATGAGGGTGTATTTGACCTATCAAGGTTAAAGTTTCCCAAAATATACGAGTCATTATCCAATGAACATATTCTTGTTTCAGAGTATATAGAAGGCGAAACAATAGATTACTTATTAGAGACAAAATCATTAGATTTAAAGGATATTCTTGAGATATTTCATATTCATGGGTTTTATGTGTTCATTATTGGGACATTTCATGGGGATCTTCACCCAGGTAACATCATTAAGAAGGGTAATGATTTCTATTTTATCGACACAGGCGCCATTTCAACTGTAGGAAAGAAAATTCAATTAGGCTTATTTGATTTCATGGACAATCTGGCTTATTATGACTATTCTAATTGTGCTATAGCACTCAATGACATGGCTTCGAAAGAAATATATGGTAGTCAATATGAAAGATACCTAGAGAAGTTTCTAAAGTTATATGAGGATTTTAAAAATAAAACGGTCAGTGAGGTATCGCTCACGAGAAAAATGATGGAAACCATTAAGCTGGGTGTTAATTCGGGCATGACATTTGAAAAAGGCATGTTTCCAATTATCAAAAGCATGATGTATTTGGACGGAATGGTCCTTAAAGGCGCGCCAAATACCATCTTAATGGTAGAGATGCGTACATTTTTAGAAGAGTTTCATAAAGCAAACGAGGTAATAAACATATGAAGAAAATCGCAATCATTGGGGCAGGTCCAGGTGGGTTAGCTGCCGGAATGGTATTAAGTAAAAAAGGATATGACATCCATATTTATGAAAAAGATCAACGCGTTGGTGGTAGATCACAAAGAATTACTATCGGAGACTATCAGTTTGATTTAGGCCCAACATGCCTTATGTATATCGATATACTAAGGGATGTGTTTAAGTTTGCTGGTTATGAGTTAGAAAAAGAGTTAGAAGTAATTAGATTAGATCATCTATACACACTCATGTTTAATGATGTAACGTTTAATATGAGTAAAGATCCAATCGACAATGCAAATATGTATGAACGATATTCCAAAGGGATGGGCGAAAGCTATTTGAACTGGTTGAATGCACAAGAAACTAAACTCAATGCGATTGAGTCCATTTTGAAAAGACCATTTCCAAACGTTTCTAATTACCTAAGAAAAGATGTCTTAAAAGCAATTCCTGAATTGAGACCAGCTCAATCAGTATATTCACACTTATCCAAGTTTAACCGAAATAGTAATTTCATCAATTCTTTATCGTTTCAGTCTAAGTATCTTGGGATGTCTTCCTTTGATGCGCCATCGGTATTCACAATTCTTCCTTATTTAGAGCATGCATTGGGTTTATACCATGTTAAAGGTGGACTTAATCAAATTAACGAGAAAATGGCAGAGCTTATCGAAAGAAATGGGGGAACCATTCATCTTTCAGCACCTGTTGAAAAAATAGTAGTCGAAAACAAAAATGCAAAAGGTCTTGTTGTGAGTGGACAGTTTTTTCCTTTTGATGAAGTAATAGTGAATGCAGATTTTTCTTATGCAATGACAAATCTCATAGAAGAAAAACACTTAAGAAAACACAAACCTCATAAACTAGAGAAAATGAAGTATAGTATCTCGACTTTTATGATCTATTTAGGATTAGACAAAAAGTTCGACTTTGCCCATCATGAGATTATATTCTCGAAGAACTATGAAGCGTACTTGAATGGGCTTGCTAAAGGGGAATATTCTGATGATTTAAGCATATATCTACATAATCCATCGCTAATGGATGATTCATACGCACCTAAAAACCATTCAAGCCTTTACTTATTAGTTCCAGTACCAAACCTTAGAACGCCGAAGGATTGGGAAAGAGATAAGGATCAACTATACAGTCAAGCAATCGATCTTGTAGAGAGAAAGCACGGAATCAACATTCGAAATCACATCACTACATCTAAGGTCATTACACCTCAAGATTGGGAATCTACCTATAATGTAAAATATGGAGCAGTATTCAATTTAGCCCATAACCTTGGCCAAATGTTAGCATTTAGACCGCAAAATAAATACAAAGATATCAATCATTTGTATTTGGTTGGTGGTGGGACACATCCAGGGAGTGGATTACCAACTATTTATCAGTCGGCAATTATTTTAAATGAGTATTTATAATTTAGTAATAAAATATTTTTATCTTAATCATTAGCGCGTTTAATATAAGTTTGATAGAATAGAAATGAGGTGATCTGTTTGAAAATAGGATTCATTTTTAATCCCGAAAGTGGAAAAGGCAAAATTGAAAAAAACCATCGAAGAATTGTTCAATCATTTACAGATAAAGGTCACGAAGTAGAAGTATTAAAAACTACAAAACAAAACGACGCAATGCTGTTTGCATCAAAACCGGGCTATGATCTTATATTGGTCGCTGGGGGAGATGGAACACTTAATGAAGTAGTTAACGGCATAATGACTCTAGAAGTGAAACCTAAGATTGGGTACATACCAACTGGAACGGTTAATGACGTTGCACATCTTTTAGGGATTCCAAGAAATGTTAAGAAGGCAGTCAAGCTCATACTTGGAGATGGTGTCTCAAGAAAAATGGACATCGCCAAACTAAATGACACGTATTTTACCTATGCAGCAGCGACAGGTAAATTTGCAAAAGCAAGCTATGATATCAAGCGTTCCGATAAGAAAAGATTCGGGGCACTTGCTTATGTAGTACGTGGAATAACAGATATGTTTTATGACTACAAGATACCTCTTAGAATTGAATATGATCATGGCATAATCGAACGAACGTTCACGTTACTCTTATTCTTAAATGGTCCGAGAGTGGGTGGAGTAAATCTATTCTTAATTAGAAAATCCAAACTTAATGATGGCATTTTGGAAGCCAGATTATTCGAAAGAAGAGGATTGCTAACCCTGTTCAAAGTGTTATCATTCTTTGCACTAGGGGGTCTTGTGACTAAGGGTGGTCATCAATTAAAATCATCCAGATATAGTATTAAAGCAGATCCAAAAGTAGAATGGAATACTGACGGTGAGCAAAAGGAACATGGTTCAGTAGACATAGTCGTTATTAAAGAAGCCATTGAGATATATGTATCCAAAAGAGCATCAAAGTATTTTTTCTAAACCATTCGCTTGAATGGTTTTTTATTTCTTAATCTGATAATATTACAATAATATGACAAGTAAAACTTACAAAAAGAAGAGCTAATACTCTTAAATTTAAAGCCGATACTAATTTGCTGATAGTGATTGAATTAAATATGATTTCAACATCAAAGTAAACAATACATCAAAAATAAAAAATAGGTATATTAGTCAATAAAGCATTAAAAACCAAAAACGCTGTTACATATTAATTTTCAGGTTTCAAAATCCCGTAAAACAGCTTATTAATGAGATTTATCGGACAAAAAATATGCATGATTTTACGGATTAATGACATAATATTAAGTACTGTGGCAGGACTTCTTATGTCCCACTTAGAAGAAAAAGGTGAAAAATAAGATAAACAGTGTTCAGTAGTCAGAACACTTGTAAAATTAGCCATGTTAAAAAATCATTATTAATTAACTATTTTATATAAAATCTATAAATCGTATACAATACTTCTGTCTAATTAATAATTACAAAATGATCCGCAATAAAAAATAAAAGTATTAGAAATTTTTATTGTCTTAATTTATTGTAACAAAGCGATTTTCTATTATTTATTCAGTCAAAAATATGAGCACTTTTTTTTGCGAATAAAAAAATATTATAAAAAAAACATTCATGATTCAAGAATATATTTTCTCGTTATTTATATTTTTTATAATAAATTTATTAGCCTTAATTTATATTTCTTTTTTTCAATAAATTTACAAAAATTGAGTTTTTTTCATTTGTTTAGTCTATATTTTCTTATTTTGAATGATTTTTACTATTGATTTTTTCTGATGTGTCAATGTACTTTCCCCTTTACTATGTCATTTTCTACTCATTCGTATAATTATTAATTTTTTTATTTTGCTTCATACAATCCCTTGATAAAGCGATTTATCATCCATTCTGATTGATTGTTCGTTTTTTTTATCATGATCCGTTTAATAATTCCCTCACTTAATTATATAATTAAGGTGTAAAACGATTTGTAATTGTTAGGAGAATGTTGATGTTAAAGGGTTTTAAGAATAAATACAAATTCATACTAGCCTCAGTACTAATACTTTCTTTTGGCTTCCTTCTCGTTAATAGTCTAACGAAAAAAGACGAGACTGTTGAGATTCCAAGAAGAGAGCCTGCGTTCGCAACTCAGTTCTTATCTGAAGAAGGAACTCAGGCTAATCCATATGTTGTTGGCAGTAAGGCAGATATGGATATGCTTTCTCTATTAGTTTCACAAGGACAAAATTTCTCGGGGAAATATTTTACAGTAGATGCAAATATCTCTGAGATATATCTTGGAGTTTTCACGCCAATTGGATCATCGACAAAACCTTTCTTAGGTAACTTTGATGGGTATGGTGTGAACTTCGTTTTAGCCATTGATAATCCAACTTTAAATTATCAAGGGCTTTTTGGTTTTACTCAATCAGGTGTCATAGAAAACTTATCAGTTTCTGGTTCAGTTAAGGGTTTGAACTATGTTGGTGGTATTGTTGGTCAGATGGCAAGTGGTACCGTTCGAAATGTATACAGTACTGCAACAGTCGAAGCGTTGGGCTCACATGCTGGTGGGATCGTTGGATTACTCAGTATGGGTTCTTTATCCAATGCATTTAACCGTGGAGATGTTATTGCGGTAAATAACGCTGGTGGTATTGTAGGATATACATATGTCTACACTGTTCCAAGTTATGGTTCAAATACGACTAACTCAATTTCAAACGTATATAGTTCAGGTACAGTTACAGCTAACAGTAACCCTGGTGGGGTCATTGGTTATGATAACCCAGCACGATATACAGGTAGTGCAAATGCACGTGTCAACTTGTATTATGATATATCAGTGATTTCTAATCACAAAGTAGCATCCAATCGAAAACCTAGTTCAATGGCTAGTACCCAGGGACTAAATAGTGAAGTATTCTTTAGCGGTATGGAAGACAAGTTAGCGGCAATTTTCTCATTTAGAGATATTAACGGTGGATATGGATTCTATCCTGAACTAAGATACTTCTCTGAAAGTTCACATTCTAACATCAAGGCTGCATCCTTAGAAAGCAATACAGTAGATATTTCTAATGGTGTTGGGACACTTAACTATCCATACTTGATTAGAACTTTAGATGACATTAATAAACTCAAAACTCAAATTGAGACGGGTGAAACCTATAGAGGATTTTATTTTAAAGTAGCAGATGGTAGAACCAGTTTCAATCTAGGAAACTTTATTCCTATTGGTGCATCCGCTGCTAAACCTTTCTATGGATCATTCGATGGAAATAATGCAGAATTTATTTTGAATATAAGCAACTCGACCGTAAGCTATCAAGCTATGTTCGGGCATTTTGGTTATGGTAAAATCAGTAATCTATCAACAAGTGGATCTGTTTCAGGTCTTGATTATACTGCAGCGGTAGTTGCCTATAAATATTCAGGGACAATCGAAAATGTCTATAACAAGGCGACTGTTAATGGTAGAAGCCATGTAGGTTCTATTGTTGGTCGTCAGGAAGATGGAACCATCAACAGTGTATACAACAGCGGAAGTGTGACCGCGACTGGTACTTATGCAGGTGGTATTGTAGGAACTGTATTAAGAGGCGTTATTTCAAACGTTTACAATAACGCAGAAATTCTTGCAAACAATACAGCTGGTGGGATTATCGGTCATTTATATGCATATACCGTTTATACCTATGGTGCAAACTCAACCAATAGAGTTGAAAATGCATACAGTTCAGGGCTTGTTTCTGCCAATACAACGGCAGGTGGCGTCATTGGTAATGATGACCAAACCCGTTATACAGGTAGTGCTAACGCTCGTACGCGTCTTTATTATGATACATCCGTGCTTGTGACATATGACCAACCAAGAACCGTTAAGCCGCCTGTAACAGGACATTCTTATGGTAGAACAACTAGTGACTTGGTATATGGTACGGTTAATACATTAGGCTTCCCTGAGTCTGTTTGGCATTATGAGCCAAAGAGTGGAACAACCGCTTATTATCCTCAATTGTTAGCTTTCTCAAGCAGTTCAGTAGCAAAAATTAAGAATGATTCTACAACATCCACAGCTTATGGCGTTGGTGATGGTCTTGGAACTAAAGAATATCCATTCCTAATTAGAACTAAATTTGATATGGATGAGCTTTCAAGAAAAGTAGCACTTGGAAATACATATTACAGTTTCTATTTCAAAGTAGACGATGGAATTAGCCAAATTGATTTGGCGAACTTCCAACCTATTGGATCTCCTTCAAAACCATTTGCTGGTAACTTTGATGGTAATGGCGTAGATTTTGTTTTAGATATTAATAATCCATCTGTTAGTTACCAAGGTTTATTTGGGTATACACAAACAGGTATCATTGAGAACTTTTCAGTTTCTGGTTCTGTTAAAGGGTTAAGTTATGTTGGTGGTATTACAGGACAACAATCGACAGGTACAATCAGAAATGTATACAATACAGCGAGAATCGAAGCATATGGTTCATATGCTGGAGGTATTGTTGGATTAATCGATAGAGGTACTTTAACACAAGCATACAATACCGGTGAAATTGTCGCCGTAAGTTATGCAGGTGGGGTTGTAGGGTATACTTATGTTTACACTGTACCAAGTTACGGTATGAATGCGACCAACTCTATTTCGCACGTTTATAGTTCAGGTACTGCCACAGCCAATAGCTATGTTGGTGGGGTTATCGGGTATGATAACCCAGCAAGATATACTGGCGATGTTAACGTTAGAATTAATTTATACTACGATATTACTGTTATTGCTAATTATGACCAAGTAAAAGCAATCAAGCCTTCTACAGATCCTTCTACACAAGGTTTAAATAGCGGTATTATGTTTAAAGAAATGCAAGCGAAGTTGCCATCAGGTTTCTCTTTCAAAGCAGATGGAAATGGGTATGCATATTATCCACAATTAACCTACTTCTCTGATAATCAAAACGCGACAACTAAGGCACGATCTGAAGAATCTGTCAAAGTGAATGTTGGAGATGGTCTAGGTACTGAAAGCTTCCCATTCCTAATTAGAAATGAACAAGATATTGAAGATCTAAAGACCATGATTAATCGTGGTAATACATTTAAAGGATTCTATTTCAAGGTAGATAATGGCGTTACAGAATTCAACTTGGGTGATTTTGACTCAATAGGATCCCCTTCACATCATTTCTATGGGTCATTTGATGGAAACAACGCAGTATTTAATTTAAGTATCAATCGTCCAGCCGCAAGCTATCAAGCTATGTTCGGTTATTTTGGCTTTGGGACGATTAAAAATATGAAGATTCAAGGGTCAGTTACAGGCCTTGATTATACAGCTGGATTGGTGGCATACAAGCTATCTGGTTCAGTAGAAAATGTCTATAATGAAGCTGTCATCAATGGTAGAAGTTATGTTGGTGGTATGGTTGGTTATCAGTTAGATGGAACCATCAACAACGTATATAACAACGGTGACGTTACAGCAACTGGTACTTATGCAGGTGGTATCGTATCATTTGTATTAAGAGGAACGATTTCAAATACTTACAATAGAGCAGAGATTCTAGCGAATAATACAGCTGGCGGAATCATCGGTCATATTTATGCATATACTGTTTATACGTATGGTGCTAACTCAACCAATAGAGTTGAAAATGCATACAATTCAGGGTTGGTAGCAGCAAACACAACCGTTGGTGGTGTCATTGGGAATGACAACCAGGAACGTTATACAGGTAGTGCTAACGCGCGTACGCGTCTTTACTATGATACATCCATACTCGTTACTTATGACCAACCAAGAACGGTTAAGCCACCTGTAACTGGGCATGCTTATGGTAGAACAACAAGTGATTTAGTGTATGGATCTGTAAATACTCTAGGATTCCCTACAAACCTATGGCACTATGAGCCAAAGAGTGGGACAACCGCTTACTATCCTCAATTATTAGTGTTCTCAAATCATAGCGTAGAAAGTATTAGACAAGATTCTTCACTGTCAACTGCTTATGAAGTTGGGGATGGTTTAGGAACTAAGGAGTTCCCATTCTTGATTAGAGACAAGTTTGATATGGATGAACTCTCAAGAAAAGTAGCTTTAGGAAATACTTACTACAGTTTCCATTTCAAGGTTGATGATGACATCAGCCAAATTGATTTGGCGAACTTCCAACCTATTGGATCTCCTTCAAAACCATTTGCTGGTAACTTTGATGGAAACGGCGTTGATTTTATATTAGCAATTGATCGTATCCAAAACCATCAAGGCTTATTTGGTTATACACAAACTGGTATCGTTGAAAACTTCTCCGTTTCGGGAAGTGTTAGAGGTCAAAGTTATGTCGGTGGTATCGCTGGACAAATGTCAACAGGTATCATAAGAAATGTCTATAATACGGCCAAAGTAGAAGCTACCGGATCCTATGCCGGTGGAATCATTGGGTTAATCGACAGAGGTACTCTTGCCTACGCCTATAACCGAGGTGAAATTATTGCTACAAGCTATGCTGGTGGGGTCGTTGGGTATACTTATGTTTACACTGTACCAAGTTATGGTATGGATGCGACGAACTCTATTTCACACGTTTATAGTTCAGGTACTTCCACAGCAAATAGCTATGCTGGTGGGGTAATCGGATATGATAACCCAGCTAGGTATACAGGTTCAAGCAACGTTAGATCAAATCTATACTATGACATTACAGTCATTGCTAACTACGATCAAGTTAAGGCGGTTAAACCTTCAACTGACCCATCTACACAAGGATTAAACAGCGGTATTCTATTCAAGGATATGTCTGGAAGATTACCAAGTGGTTTCACCTTTAAACCGGATGCGGATGGCTTAGCATATTATCCACAATTGACTGTTTTCGCATCAAGCGAAACAGAAGGTATTGTAAATCATTCAATTAATAGCGTTAAAGTTGATATTGGCGATGGGTTAGGAACACCGGATTATCCATTCTTGATTAGAACCGTTGACGATATCGATGCATTAAGAGAAAAAGTAA from Paracholeplasma morum carries:
- a CDS encoding AarF/ABC1/UbiB kinase family protein; this encodes MRWIMFIKLFREIFHKKRLPNIDYIQKQGLLAVKIAQTFALRIDFLNEKTCTHLAKLYTKTVPIPNEDFLSLIEKYARLGFLNNFESIEETPIGSASIGQVHKARLLNGEEVVIKVIKKDFKLKFLKDVKSLRRFIKFILFFYPKLKKVADPIGILEHIESYTLAELDMRNEIRNGRELKNIQTRYEGVFDLSRLKFPKIYESLSNEHILVSEYIEGETIDYLLETKSLDLKDILEIFHIHGFYVFIIGTFHGDLHPGNIIKKGNDFYFIDTGAISTVGKKIQLGLFDFMDNLAYYDYSNCAIALNDMASKEIYGSQYERYLEKFLKLYEDFKNKTVSEVSLTRKMMETIKLGVNSGMTFEKGMFPIIKSMMYLDGMVLKGAPNTILMVEMRTFLEEFHKANEVINI
- a CDS encoding DEAD/DEAH box helicase — encoded protein: MTFEQLNIIKPILEAVSKMGYITPSPIQEVSIPVLLSGKDLLASAQTGTGKTAAFAIPIIQQISGFDRRIYQKQHIHALILAPTRELAEQIKDNFRYYSENLSLNTEVIYGGVSQKNQEKALNRGVEVLIATPGRLLDLMDQGLITLQHVKYFVLDEADRMLDMGFIRDVRKIVTYIPKTRQTALFSATMPKEIIKLAEELLTEPVRVEITPPEAMVEKIDQKLFHVSKKNKTNLLLDLMKNKNMQSILVFTRTKHGANKLVKELTSYGVKLSAIHGNKSQNQRLQALNDFKNGKIRVLVATDIAARGIDIDELSHVVNYDLPETPETYVHRMGRTGRRGLTGEAYTFCSPDEIKLLDAIEKHIKMPIEVMDNHDYHIVKGVAQESKPLPRNTEEKGHGSKGGFRNHNKPKESRFEKPYKRENASSTGQSKESSVISKKSKDERNYSFSKKSKPQKSTQKYSKREESISQVYFKRKKSH
- a CDS encoding phytoene desaturase family protein: MKKIAIIGAGPGGLAAGMVLSKKGYDIHIYEKDQRVGGRSQRITIGDYQFDLGPTCLMYIDILRDVFKFAGYELEKELEVIRLDHLYTLMFNDVTFNMSKDPIDNANMYERYSKGMGESYLNWLNAQETKLNAIESILKRPFPNVSNYLRKDVLKAIPELRPAQSVYSHLSKFNRNSNFINSLSFQSKYLGMSSFDAPSVFTILPYLEHALGLYHVKGGLNQINEKMAELIERNGGTIHLSAPVEKIVVENKNAKGLVVSGQFFPFDEVIVNADFSYAMTNLIEEKHLRKHKPHKLEKMKYSISTFMIYLGLDKKFDFAHHEIIFSKNYEAYLNGLAKGEYSDDLSIYLHNPSLMDDSYAPKNHSSLYLLVPVPNLRTPKDWERDKDQLYSQAIDLVERKHGINIRNHITTSKVITPQDWESTYNVKYGAVFNLAHNLGQMLAFRPQNKYKDINHLYLVGGGTHPGSGLPTIYQSAIILNEYL
- the htpG gene encoding molecular chaperone HtpG, yielding MAKTNAFKTESQKLLHLVTHSIYTQKEIFLRELISNASDAIDKRHFLSLTNEKVTSDGYKIEISMDKEFKTLTIKDNGIGFTEEELVENLGTIAQSGSKQFIEQLDKNDTNIIGQFGVGFYSAFIVAKSVKVLTKSPFSDTGYVWESDGVSTYQIDTYDKTDVGTEIILTLRDNIEDEESETFDQFLDEFEIKQLVKKYSDYVRYPIYIKGDNKPLNQMTPLWKRSKQDIKEEDLNAFYKHQFNDFEDPLHVIHMNIEGMLTYQALLFIPKKPAYNFYSETYEKGLQLYSKGVFIQDKNKDLIPDHFKFVKGIVDSSDLSLNISRELLQHDRQLKKIASNIEKKIKSELEKMLENDRERYITLFDQYKNTLKYGIYQSFGVNKELLQDLILFKTNLSDEYITFKEYVSRKKEDQKEIYYATGKSKTQIMNLPQMDIINEKGYEVLLFTDEIDEFMIQIMNSYEELPFKSIQTANLDVTDEIKKKEVEEKAKTHHDLLLAIKENLSGKVSMVKLSTRLKDSPVCIVSGEGLSLEMENILKQMPNSQEVKAERILELNPDHKFFEVIKKVYKDSPEQLKNYSTLLYNQALIIEGLPMEDPLEYITAMNELLLK